From a single Micromonospora carbonacea genomic region:
- a CDS encoding creatininase family protein: protein MTTTPAGGHVAEWLAHGGLVPVARVPGGELAAVAAAADFAVLPVGAVEWHGPHLPLGTDLILAEGFAAESAQASADGAAPSGGGTPDGAAPPAAGPRGVLFPAVAYAACPGQTRPWPGTVAIRPEVAVGYLADVIEGIVAAGFPRLLIVNGHDANMSTVRAAMEWVSGRRTASLLLVNWFQLVTPAETTELYGPQVSRGHGGAYETSGVLGFDPGAVRLGAVDDLPPKPKLPVTHPYVLVESRPDPWQGWSGHVSLADEPAGRRVRELAGARLREVVAAWVAAAPPAPPTADPLPDSSAGVGRLPDPPPAEGESS, encoded by the coding sequence GTGACGACGACACCGGCCGGCGGCCACGTGGCCGAGTGGCTCGCCCACGGCGGGCTGGTCCCGGTCGCCCGGGTCCCCGGCGGGGAGCTGGCGGCGGTCGCCGCCGCGGCCGACTTCGCGGTGCTGCCGGTCGGCGCGGTCGAATGGCACGGCCCGCACCTGCCGCTGGGCACCGACCTGATCCTCGCCGAGGGCTTCGCCGCCGAGAGCGCGCAGGCCTCCGCAGACGGCGCGGCCCCGTCCGGCGGCGGGACCCCGGACGGGGCCGCGCCCCCGGCGGCGGGCCCGCGCGGGGTGCTCTTCCCCGCCGTCGCGTACGCCGCCTGCCCCGGCCAGACCCGGCCGTGGCCCGGCACCGTGGCGATCCGCCCGGAGGTCGCCGTCGGCTACCTCGCCGACGTGATCGAGGGCATCGTGGCGGCCGGCTTCCCCCGGCTGCTGATCGTCAACGGGCACGACGCCAACATGTCCACCGTCCGGGCCGCGATGGAGTGGGTGTCCGGCCGGCGCACCGCGAGCCTGCTGCTGGTCAACTGGTTCCAGCTCGTCACCCCCGCCGAGACCACCGAGCTGTACGGGCCGCAGGTCTCCCGCGGCCACGGCGGCGCGTACGAGACGTCCGGGGTGCTCGGGTTCGACCCTGGCGCGGTCCGGCTCGGCGCGGTCGACGACCTTCCGCCGAAGCCGAAGCTGCCGGTGACCCACCCGTACGTGCTGGTGGAGTCCCGGCCCGACCCGTGGCAGGGCTGGTCCGGGCACGTGTCGCTGGCCGACGAGCCCGCCGGCCGGCGGGTACGCGAGCTGGCCGGGGCGCGGCTGCGGGAGGTCGTCGCCGCCTGGGTGGCCGCCGCCCCGCCCGCCCCGCCCACCGCCGACCCGCTGCCGGACTCGTCGGCCGGCGTCGGCCGGCTGCCCGACCCGCCGCCCGCCGAGGGGGAGTCGTCGTGA
- a CDS encoding ABC transporter ATP-binding protein: protein MIDVTLESVSKRFARGGDTAAVADVDITIAAGEFFTLLGPSGCGKTTTLRMVAGFYFPTSGRIRFGTEDVTRRPPNKRDTGMVFQNYALFPHLSVAQNVAYGLKIRKVGRAESKRRVEEALGQVHLAGYGDRRIDELSGGQQQRVALARALVIRPKTLLLDEPLSNLDAKLREETRTEIRRIQQEAGTTGIYVTHDQAEAMAMSDRIAVMQAGRVQQIGAPQEIYHRPATSFVARFIGRSNVLTLPVLGATERAVTVGLPGGGEIDVPAPAGHGLRQGGTAQVSVRPEHIGLTSTTEAGALPGRIAELEFTGMATNLVVDTAGERMQVAAVDVPAGIAVGDQVGLRLNRDRMWVVRP from the coding sequence ATGATCGATGTCACGCTGGAGTCGGTGAGCAAGCGCTTCGCGCGCGGCGGCGACACCGCCGCCGTGGCCGACGTCGACATCACCATCGCCGCCGGGGAGTTCTTCACCCTGCTCGGCCCGAGCGGCTGCGGCAAGACCACCACCCTGCGCATGGTGGCCGGGTTCTACTTCCCCACCTCCGGCCGGATCCGGTTCGGCACGGAGGACGTCACCCGGCGTCCGCCGAACAAGCGCGACACCGGCATGGTGTTCCAGAACTACGCGCTCTTCCCGCACCTGTCCGTCGCGCAGAACGTCGCGTACGGGCTGAAGATCCGCAAGGTCGGCCGCGCCGAGTCGAAGCGGCGCGTCGAGGAGGCCCTCGGCCAGGTGCACCTCGCCGGGTACGGCGACCGGCGCATCGACGAGCTCTCCGGCGGCCAGCAGCAGCGGGTGGCCCTGGCCCGCGCTCTGGTGATCCGGCCGAAGACGCTGCTGCTCGACGAGCCGCTGTCCAACCTCGACGCGAAGCTGCGCGAGGAGACCCGCACGGAGATCCGCCGCATCCAGCAGGAGGCCGGCACCACCGGCATCTACGTCACCCACGACCAGGCCGAGGCGATGGCCATGTCGGACCGGATCGCGGTCATGCAGGCGGGCCGGGTGCAGCAGATCGGCGCGCCGCAGGAGATCTACCACCGCCCGGCGACCAGCTTCGTCGCCCGGTTCATCGGGCGCAGCAACGTGCTCACCCTGCCCGTGCTGGGGGCCACGGAGCGGGCCGTGACGGTGGGGCTGCCCGGCGGCGGCGAGATCGACGTGCCGGCCCCGGCCGGCCACGGGCTGCGCCAGGGCGGGACCGCCCAGGTGTCGGTGCGCCCCGAGCACATCGGCCTGACCTCCACCACGGAGGCGGGCGCGCTGCCCGGCCGCATCGCCGAGCTGGAGTTCACCGGGATGGCCACCAACCTGGTGGTCGACACCGCCGGCGAGCGGATGCAGGTGGCCGCCGTCGACGTGCCGGCCGGCATCGCCGTCGGCGACCAGGTCGGGCTGCGGCTCAACCGGGACCGGATGTGGGTGGTGCGTCCGTGA
- a CDS encoding ROK family protein, producing MTDVVTPPTSPVSRERSKEIKRLSVISTARQVRVLSRAELTELTGLSPATLTPLVRELIAEGYLIERGPGASRAGRPRAMLEFNPRAELVAAVSLEPSRLSCEIADSDGTVVAHRTVRLAGDIIDTICRSVPELAGDGLPALRGVAIAAPGVSSGGAVRLAPSVGLVEGRPIGEAVQRHLGVPVVVDNDVNLMAAGEHAAGAGSDVADLLLLHVADGIGAGLVLDGQVRRGAGGAAGEVGFLPLDPADRGHDGVGPFEARWSENAVAERVVALAPGRRPEAPVAALVELARADGRAAAYLDEVLTAWSRLIVSCVCVIDPGRVLLSGAAAQLDDPAVDRLQALVAAAAPSTTEVRRAVLGDRAVLHGAVSYALSAAATGLPTLLPTP from the coding sequence GTGACTGACGTGGTGACGCCACCAACGAGCCCGGTGAGCCGGGAGCGGTCGAAGGAGATCAAGCGGTTGTCCGTGATCTCCACCGCCCGCCAGGTGCGGGTGCTCTCCCGCGCCGAGCTGACCGAGCTCACCGGCCTGAGCCCCGCCACGCTCACCCCCCTCGTGCGCGAGCTGATCGCCGAGGGCTACCTCATCGAGCGGGGGCCCGGGGCGTCCCGCGCCGGCCGCCCCCGGGCGATGCTGGAGTTCAACCCGCGCGCCGAGCTGGTCGCCGCCGTCTCCCTGGAGCCGTCCCGGCTGAGCTGCGAGATCGCCGACAGCGACGGCACGGTCGTCGCCCACCGCACCGTCCGCCTCGCCGGCGACATCATCGACACCATCTGCCGGTCGGTGCCCGAGCTGGCCGGCGACGGCCTGCCGGCGCTGCGCGGGGTCGCCATCGCCGCGCCCGGCGTCTCCTCCGGCGGGGCCGTCCGGCTCGCCCCCTCGGTCGGCCTCGTGGAGGGCCGGCCGATAGGGGAGGCGGTGCAGCGGCACCTCGGCGTGCCGGTGGTGGTCGACAACGACGTCAACCTCATGGCGGCCGGCGAGCACGCGGCCGGCGCGGGCAGCGACGTCGCCGACCTGCTGCTGCTGCACGTCGCCGACGGCATCGGCGCGGGGCTGGTGCTCGACGGCCAGGTCCGCCGGGGCGCGGGCGGGGCGGCCGGCGAGGTCGGCTTCCTGCCGTTGGACCCGGCCGACCGGGGGCACGACGGGGTCGGCCCGTTCGAGGCCCGCTGGTCGGAGAACGCCGTGGCCGAGCGGGTGGTGGCCCTGGCCCCCGGCCGGCGGCCCGAGGCCCCGGTGGCCGCCCTGGTCGAGCTGGCGCGCGCCGACGGCCGCGCCGCCGCGTACCTCGACGAGGTGCTGACCGCGTGGTCCCGGCTGATCGTCTCCTGCGTCTGCGTCATCGACCCCGGCCGGGTGCTGCTCAGCGGCGCGGCCGCCCAGCTCGACGACCCGGCCGTCGACCGGCTCCAGGCCCTGGTCGCCGCCGCCGCGCCGAGCACCACCGAGGTACGCCGGGCCGTGCTCGGCGACCGGGCCGTGCTGCACGGCGCGGTCAGCTACGCCCTCTCCGCGGCGGCCACCGGGCTGCCGACCCTGCTTCCCACCCCCTAG
- a CDS encoding ABC transporter permease yields the protein MTTIPAAPGPATVAPVTKEPTPPPGPRRRLAARFAGGTGSRWFPYVLVFPLALVLFGYVVQPMFATFAESVGVDGVENYGSFLTGAGVARSSLVTSLIISAASVLLCGIVGVAMAFLLKRFSFPGRKLIEAIILVPAALPPLIGAISFQLLYSETGILPRGLQQLFGAENPVLPFSGIAGVLVVHTFTMYPYFYLSASAALGGMDPSVEEAAYNLGAGRVRVWRTVLLPMLTPALVSASLLVFMTSLASYTAPLLFGVDQTMTMQIYINRTNGDLPMASTYASVLGVVSVLFLLGMRWYEGRRSYRSQSKGVAAHRREITNPLGRWLALAASLLATAVLLAPVATIALVAFSRDGSWTTEVIPARYTTQNFVTIFAEPRAFQPILNSLKMSLIATVACVVVGVLIAYAVRRLDFRGRGLLDVAVMLAWALPGTVVAINLISAFSTGNAFSFGQVLIGTFWIMPLAYFVRFLPLVFRSSSAALAQLDPSLEEAARNLGASWWRAFRTVTLRLMLPGVLAGALLAFVHGVGEFVASVLIYTSETAPISVEINNRMYSFEVGTAAAYGMLQVVLIFVVMVVSGRLEGGRRSTREAARWTA from the coding sequence GTGACCACCATCCCCGCCGCCCCGGGCCCGGCCACCGTCGCCCCGGTCACCAAGGAGCCGACGCCGCCGCCGGGCCCGCGCCGCCGGCTGGCCGCCCGGTTCGCGGGGGGCACCGGCTCCCGCTGGTTCCCGTACGTGCTGGTCTTCCCGCTCGCGCTGGTCCTCTTCGGGTACGTCGTGCAGCCCATGTTCGCCACCTTCGCCGAGAGCGTCGGCGTGGACGGGGTGGAGAACTACGGCAGCTTCCTCACCGGCGCCGGGGTGGCCCGGTCGTCGCTGGTCACCTCGCTGATCATCTCGGCGGCCAGCGTGCTGCTCTGCGGGATCGTCGGCGTGGCGATGGCGTTCCTGCTCAAGCGCTTCTCGTTCCCCGGCCGCAAGCTGATCGAGGCGATCATCCTGGTGCCGGCGGCCCTGCCGCCGCTGATCGGGGCGATCTCGTTCCAGCTCCTCTACAGCGAGACCGGCATCCTGCCGCGCGGCCTGCAACAGCTCTTCGGCGCGGAGAACCCGGTGCTGCCGTTCAGCGGCATCGCCGGGGTGCTGGTGGTGCACACGTTCACCATGTACCCGTACTTCTACCTCTCCGCCTCCGCCGCCCTCGGCGGGATGGACCCGTCGGTGGAGGAGGCCGCGTACAACCTGGGCGCCGGGCGGGTGCGGGTGTGGCGCACCGTGCTGCTGCCGATGCTCACCCCGGCGCTGGTGTCGGCGTCGCTGCTGGTGTTCATGACGTCGCTGGCGTCGTACACCGCCCCGCTGCTGTTCGGGGTGGACCAGACGATGACCATGCAGATCTACATCAACCGCACCAACGGCGACCTGCCGATGGCGTCGACCTACGCCTCCGTGCTCGGCGTCGTCTCGGTGCTGTTCCTGCTCGGCATGCGCTGGTACGAGGGGCGGCGCAGCTACCGCTCCCAGTCCAAGGGCGTCGCCGCCCACCGGCGGGAGATCACCAATCCGCTCGGCCGCTGGCTCGCCCTGGCGGCGTCCCTGCTGGCCACGGCCGTGCTGCTCGCGCCGGTGGCGACGATCGCCCTGGTGGCGTTCTCCCGGGACGGCTCGTGGACCACCGAGGTCATCCCGGCGCGGTACACGACGCAGAACTTCGTCACGATCTTCGCGGAGCCGAGGGCGTTCCAGCCGATCCTCAACTCGCTCAAGATGAGCCTCATCGCCACCGTCGCCTGCGTCGTGGTCGGCGTGCTCATCGCGTACGCGGTGCGCCGGCTGGACTTCCGCGGCCGGGGCCTGCTGGACGTGGCGGTCATGCTGGCCTGGGCGCTGCCCGGCACGGTGGTGGCGATCAACCTGATCTCGGCGTTCAGCACCGGCAACGCGTTCAGCTTCGGGCAGGTGCTCATCGGCACCTTCTGGATCATGCCGCTGGCGTACTTCGTGCGGTTCCTGCCGCTGGTGTTCCGCTCCAGCTCGGCCGCCCTGGCGCAGCTCGACCCGTCGCTGGAGGAGGCCGCCCGCAACCTCGGGGCGTCCTGGTGGCGGGCGTTCCGCACGGTCACCCTGCGGCTGATGCTGCCGGGCGTGCTGGCCGGCGCGCTGCTCGCCTTCGTGCACGGGGTCGGCGAGTTCGTCGCCTCGGTGCTCATCTACACCTCGGAGACCGCGCCCATCTCCGTGGAGATCAACAACCGGATGTACTCGTTCGAGGTCGGCACGGCCGCCGCGTACGGCATGCTCCAGGTGGTCCTGATCTTCGTGGTGATGGTGGTCTCCGGCCGCCTGGAGGGCGGCCGGCGCTCGACCCGGGAGGCAGCGCGATGGACGGCGTGA
- a CDS encoding extracellular solute-binding protein — MRRRLLLAGALATVLAAGTACGGGGDDASGDAGAEKLTIYTARDKKVSTFVVDQFTAKYPEYKGKVEILNLGAQEILERVRAEKANPQADVWWGGTQQGLSAGASEDLLTGWQPAFAAKMDAKYKDAEGRWFGEILLPEVIMYNNKALTPEQAPKDWDDLLKPEWKDKIVIRDVAASGTMRSIYAAMIMRQSPDGSNPQPGYDWLKKLDANTGSYAANPADLYLKLSRQQGVLSAWNLQDILLQANQSNMPFGYVMPASGAPVLVDGIAAVKGGNTTGAQKFMEFLFDDALRADLAKDYYQIPAVEIAEKPQWLAELNLKPLDVDWDVIGKNETEWINHWNSQIKNKG; from the coding sequence ATGAGACGTCGCCTTCTCCTCGCCGGTGCGCTGGCCACAGTCCTCGCCGCAGGCACCGCCTGCGGCGGCGGTGGCGACGACGCGTCCGGCGATGCGGGCGCCGAGAAGCTCACCATCTACACGGCCCGCGACAAGAAGGTCTCCACGTTCGTGGTGGACCAGTTCACCGCCAAGTACCCCGAGTACAAGGGCAAGGTGGAGATCCTCAACCTGGGCGCGCAGGAGATCCTGGAGCGGGTCCGGGCCGAGAAGGCCAACCCGCAGGCCGACGTCTGGTGGGGCGGCACCCAGCAGGGGCTCTCCGCGGGCGCGTCCGAGGACCTGCTGACCGGCTGGCAGCCGGCGTTCGCCGCCAAGATGGACGCGAAGTACAAGGACGCCGAGGGCCGCTGGTTCGGGGAGATCCTGCTGCCCGAGGTCATCATGTACAACAACAAGGCGCTCACCCCGGAGCAGGCCCCGAAGGACTGGGACGACCTGCTGAAGCCGGAGTGGAAGGACAAGATCGTCATCCGTGACGTCGCCGCGTCCGGCACCATGCGGTCGATCTACGCGGCGATGATCATGCGGCAGTCCCCGGACGGCAGCAACCCGCAGCCCGGCTACGACTGGCTGAAGAAGCTGGACGCCAACACCGGCTCGTACGCGGCCAACCCCGCCGACCTCTACCTCAAGCTCTCCCGCCAGCAGGGCGTGCTCAGCGCCTGGAACCTCCAGGACATCCTGCTCCAGGCCAACCAGTCGAACATGCCGTTCGGCTACGTGATGCCGGCCTCCGGCGCACCGGTGCTCGTCGACGGCATCGCCGCGGTCAAGGGCGGCAACACCACCGGCGCGCAGAAGTTCATGGAGTTCCTCTTCGACGACGCGCTCCGCGCCGACCTGGCCAAGGACTACTACCAGATCCCGGCCGTGGAGATCGCCGAGAAGCCGCAGTGGCTGGCCGAGCTCAACCTCAAGCCGCTGGACGTCGACTGGGACGTGATCGGCAAGAACGAGACCGAGTGGATCAACCACTGGAACAGCCAGATCAAGAACAAGGGCTGA
- a CDS encoding amidohydrolase family protein: MTVDRGLDIVDFHLHFRIAADPTIQACEHAAGMHPGGEHERAVRAAGSAPYAAQWRRAWAFADPEPPAPRWEDEADRWAEELRRVNVRRAVFVTGGGNDTVADVVDRHPDLLLGLAHHDPYSPGAAAELERAVTERGLRGLKLFAPLLRGPLDHADLDPLWATAQRLGVPVLIHIGHYGSAGGLSFGRHGGPDELARMARRFPELAVVVPHFGVQHVQDLLFAAWGCPNIHVDTSGSNQWVRWMPYKLTLEDLFRRCYETIGPHRIVYGSDSSWFPRGYVTRYLDDQLRVCHELGLPDDHLRAIFAGNAERLLGLDTTTG, from the coding sequence GTGACCGTCGACCGGGGACTCGACATCGTCGACTTCCACCTGCACTTCCGCATCGCCGCCGACCCGACGATCCAGGCGTGCGAGCACGCCGCCGGGATGCACCCCGGCGGGGAGCACGAGCGGGCCGTCCGCGCCGCCGGCTCCGCCCCGTACGCGGCGCAGTGGCGGCGGGCGTGGGCCTTCGCCGACCCGGAGCCCCCGGCGCCGCGCTGGGAGGACGAGGCGGACCGGTGGGCCGAGGAGCTGCGCCGGGTGAACGTGCGGCGGGCCGTGTTCGTCACCGGCGGCGGCAACGACACCGTCGCCGACGTCGTCGACCGCCACCCCGACCTGCTGCTCGGCCTCGCCCACCACGACCCCTACTCCCCGGGGGCCGCCGCCGAGCTGGAGCGCGCCGTCACCGAACGCGGCCTGCGCGGGCTGAAGCTGTTCGCCCCGCTGCTGCGCGGCCCCCTCGACCACGCCGACCTCGACCCGCTGTGGGCGACCGCCCAGCGCCTCGGCGTGCCCGTGCTGATCCACATCGGGCACTACGGCAGCGCGGGCGGGCTGAGCTTCGGCCGGCACGGCGGCCCCGACGAGCTGGCCCGGATGGCCCGGCGCTTCCCCGAGCTGGCCGTGGTGGTGCCGCACTTCGGCGTCCAGCACGTGCAGGACCTCCTCTTCGCCGCCTGGGGGTGCCCGAACATCCACGTCGACACGTCCGGCTCCAACCAGTGGGTGCGCTGGATGCCCTACAAGCTGACGCTGGAGGACCTGTTCCGGCGCTGCTACGAGACCATCGGCCCGCACCGCATCGTCTACGGCAGCGACTCGTCGTGGTTCCCGCGCGGCTACGTCACCCGCTACCTCGACGACCAGCTCCGCGTCTGCCACGAGCTGGGCCTGCCCGACGACCACCTGCGCGCGATCTTCGCCGGCAACGCCGAGCGCCTGCTCGGCCTGGACACCACGACCGGCTGA
- a CDS encoding sugar-binding protein: MRIKAFLLPTALALALSGVPAAALASPADAAADRHGGRAGDAVDLDVLFVSAHPDDEAGSLATLGQWKEKHGAKAGVVTITRGEGGGNAVGLEEGPPLGIIREREERTAIGRAGVENLYNLDRVDFWYTASAPLSEQIWGHDDTLAQIVRVIRQTRPEIVMTMNPSPTPGNHGNHQQAARFAAEAFHAAADPAAFPEQLRKEGLKPFRAAKFLRTGGTGTSATGPECATSFVPTVPTDQVFGVWEGTPSVTGKTWAEIEVDARREYVTQGWAGTAAAPTDPTKMRCDFYTLVDSRVPYDPADTSPEAILRGSVLPNAAGGLPRGTELYLTTDRFDLAPGETAKVTAHVRAPRDRALAAPRIDLRLPQGWTAKGTGALRGSVPAGKERTATFTVTVPAGADTNQQQLVGATLTTRQGVGRTDRAVRVVADVRGTLEPLPEVGVFREWAGEGGYPQLDTLIKPVLTIGSGKSRSVRVDLRNHGKATRSGTVTLGLPAGFTADAATKSYTRLAPGATGAVTFTVTNTDATLPTANEGGTDGDYGITITTTSAAGSTVETGALEIVPTTEVPQAGAGHAVDGVASAGEYPGEELDFSRIWEGQATTPQDASATGRIAWTADALKVFVQVTDDVLGRKVVPQDCKRQRRTDSVEIIVDPKGNSTDTSTVFKAGIFPVTDDPANGDPPCWQRDADNRQGPGATTAPGMTVVSKVTSPYAGYTIEASIPFAVLPDAVDPKRMGFNVLVYDSDTQDLSSQSRLGWSTFTGVRADPYRYGLATLPGYTPAARQPSAPVFPDTAARSVHSPQTIAQSAVDGVAPAAVARLPEKALRLTDQRRVPGGVKVTLRADRSGTAYLYAWDGSAALGDRTVELKANRSVTVVVPVASGRPTALLAAYESHGAAVARSLPLR; encoded by the coding sequence ATGCGCATCAAGGCGTTCCTGCTACCCACGGCGCTCGCCCTGGCCCTGTCCGGGGTGCCCGCCGCCGCCCTCGCCTCCCCCGCCGACGCAGCCGCCGACCGCCACGGCGGCCGGGCGGGCGACGCCGTCGACCTCGACGTCCTCTTCGTCAGCGCCCACCCCGACGACGAGGCCGGCAGCCTCGCCACCCTCGGGCAGTGGAAGGAGAAGCACGGCGCCAAGGCCGGCGTCGTCACCATCACCCGTGGCGAGGGCGGCGGCAACGCCGTCGGCCTCGAAGAGGGCCCCCCGCTCGGCATCATCCGCGAACGCGAGGAGCGCACCGCGATCGGCCGGGCCGGGGTGGAGAACCTCTACAACCTCGACCGGGTCGACTTCTGGTACACGGCGTCCGCGCCGCTGTCCGAGCAGATCTGGGGGCACGACGACACGCTCGCCCAGATCGTCCGGGTGATCCGGCAGACCCGGCCCGAAATCGTCATGACCATGAACCCCTCGCCGACCCCGGGCAACCACGGCAACCACCAGCAGGCCGCCCGGTTCGCCGCCGAGGCGTTCCACGCCGCCGCCGACCCGGCCGCGTTCCCCGAGCAGCTCCGCAAGGAGGGGCTCAAGCCGTTCCGGGCCGCGAAGTTCCTGCGTACGGGCGGCACCGGCACCTCGGCCACCGGGCCCGAGTGCGCGACGAGCTTCGTGCCGACCGTCCCCACCGACCAGGTCTTCGGGGTCTGGGAGGGCACGCCGAGCGTCACCGGCAAGACGTGGGCCGAGATCGAGGTCGACGCCCGCCGGGAGTACGTCACCCAGGGCTGGGCCGGCACCGCCGCCGCCCCCACCGACCCGACGAAGATGCGCTGCGACTTCTACACCCTGGTCGACAGCCGCGTCCCGTACGACCCGGCGGACACCTCGCCCGAGGCGATCCTGCGCGGCTCCGTGCTGCCGAACGCGGCCGGCGGGCTGCCCCGGGGCACCGAGCTGTACCTCACCACCGACCGGTTCGACCTCGCCCCCGGCGAGACCGCCAAGGTCACCGCGCACGTGCGAGCGCCCCGGGACCGGGCACTGGCCGCGCCGCGGATCGACCTGCGGCTGCCGCAGGGCTGGACCGCCAAGGGCACCGGCGCGCTGCGCGGCAGCGTACCGGCGGGCAAGGAACGGACCGCGACCTTCACCGTCACCGTCCCCGCCGGCGCCGACACCAACCAGCAGCAGCTCGTCGGCGCGACCCTGACCACCCGCCAGGGCGTCGGGCGCACCGACCGGGCCGTGCGGGTCGTCGCCGACGTGCGCGGCACCCTGGAGCCGCTGCCCGAGGTGGGCGTGTTCCGCGAGTGGGCCGGCGAGGGCGGGTACCCCCAGCTCGACACGCTGATCAAGCCGGTGCTCACCATCGGCTCCGGCAAGAGCCGGTCGGTCCGCGTCGACCTGCGCAACCACGGCAAGGCCACCCGCAGCGGCACCGTGACCCTCGGGCTGCCCGCCGGCTTCACCGCCGACGCGGCGACCAAGAGCTACACCCGCCTGGCCCCCGGCGCGACCGGGGCGGTCACCTTCACCGTCACCAACACCGACGCCACCCTGCCCACCGCCAACGAGGGCGGCACGGACGGCGACTACGGCATCACCATCACCACCACCAGCGCCGCCGGCAGCACCGTCGAGACCGGCGCGCTGGAGATCGTGCCGACCACCGAGGTCCCGCAGGCCGGCGCCGGCCACGCCGTCGACGGGGTGGCCTCGGCCGGCGAGTACCCCGGCGAGGAGCTGGACTTCTCCCGCATCTGGGAGGGGCAGGCCACCACGCCGCAGGACGCCTCCGCGACGGGCCGCATCGCCTGGACCGCCGACGCCCTGAAGGTGTTCGTCCAGGTCACCGACGACGTGCTCGGCCGCAAGGTCGTGCCGCAGGACTGCAAGCGGCAGCGGCGCACCGACAGCGTCGAGATCATCGTCGACCCGAAGGGGAACTCGACCGACACCTCCACGGTGTTCAAGGCCGGCATCTTCCCCGTCACCGACGACCCGGCCAACGGTGACCCGCCGTGCTGGCAGCGCGACGCCGACAACCGGCAGGGCCCGGGGGCGACGACCGCGCCGGGCATGACCGTGGTCAGCAAGGTGACCAGCCCGTACGCCGGCTACACCATCGAGGCCAGCATCCCGTTCGCGGTGCTGCCCGACGCGGTGGACCCGAAGCGGATGGGCTTCAACGTCCTCGTCTACGACTCGGACACCCAGGACCTCAGCTCCCAGTCCCGGCTGGGCTGGTCCACGTTCACCGGCGTGCGGGCCGACCCGTACCGCTACGGCCTGGCGACCCTGCCCGGCTACACCCCGGCGGCGCGGCAGCCCAGCGCCCCGGTCTTCCCGGACACCGCCGCGCGCAGCGTGCACAGCCCGCAGACCATCGCCCAGTCGGCGGTCGACGGGGTGGCCCCGGCCGCCGTGGCGCGGCTGCCCGAGAAGGCGCTGCGGCTGACCGACCAGCGCCGGGTCCCCGGCGGGGTGAAGGTCACCCTGCGCGCCGACCGGTCCGGCACGGCCTACCTGTACGCCTGGGACGGCTCCGCCGCCCTCGGTGACCGGACGGTCGAGCTGAAGGCGAACCGGTCGGTGACCGTCGTCGTGCCGGTCGCCTCGGGCCGGCCGACC